One genomic region from Rosa rugosa chromosome 1, drRosRugo1.1, whole genome shotgun sequence encodes:
- the LOC133727428 gene encoding probable N-acetyltransferase HLS1, with amino-acid sequence MVQDLSLSSLVVREFDQNKDCSGVEDVERRCDVGPTGEVSLFTDLLGDPICRVRNSPAFLMLVAELGQEKEIVGMVRGCIKTVTCGKKHSRNSKNVTVSHRNNNDDNNIKPVPVYTKLAYILGLRVSPSHRRMGIGLKLVKRMEEWFAENGAEYSYMATDNDNQASIKLFTGKCGYAKFRTPAILVNPVFAHRVKVSKLVTIIKLAPSDAESLYRRRFSTTEFFPRDIDSVLNNNLSLGTFLAVPRGELAEESWPGSDQFLADPPESWAVISVWNCNDLFKLEVRGASRVKRTFAKTTRIVDRALPWLQLPSVPEVFRPFGFHFLYGLGGAGPRAPKFLKALCGHAHNLAKESGCGVVATEVSNHEPLKAGIPHWKSLSCAEDLWCIKRLGEDYSDGSVGDWTKSPPGMSIFVDPREI; translated from the exons ATGGTACAAGATTTAAGTCTTTCTAGTTTAGTAGTGAGGGAGTTCGACCAGAACAAGGACTGTTCAGGCGTCGAAGACGTCGAGAGGCGGTGCGACGTCGGCCCCACCGGCGAGGTCTCCCTCTTCACCGACCTCCTCGGCGACCCGATTTGCCGAGTCCGAAACTCTCCTGCCTTTCTCATGCTG GTCGCTGAGCTGGGCCAGGAGAAAGAGATAGTGGGGATGGTAAGAGGCTGCATCAAAACCGTTACATGCGGCAAGAAACACTCTAGAAATAGTAAAAACGTTACAGTTAGCCACCGCAATAATAATGATGACAATAATATCAAACCGGTCCCGGTTTACACCAAGCTCGCTTACATCTTAGGCCTTCGCGTTTCTCCTTCTCACAG GAGGATGGGAATAGGATTAAAGCTGGTGAAGAGAATGGAGGAGTGGTTCGCAGAAAACGGCGCCGAGTACTCGTACATGGCCACCGATAACGACAACCAAGCTTCCATTAAGCTCTTCACCGGAAAATGCGGCTACGCCAAGTTCCGTACGCCCGCTATTCTCGTCAACCCGGTCTTCGCTCACCGGGTCAAGGTCTCGAAACTCGTGACAATCATCAAGCTAGCTCCCTCCGACGCCGAGTCGCTCTACCGCCGCCGATTCTCCACCACCGAATTTTTCCCGCGCGACATTGACTCCGTCCTCAACAACAACCTCAGCCTCGGGACCTTCCTCGCCGTGCCACGTGGCGAGCTGGCGGAGGAGTCGTGGCCCGGGTCGGATCAGTTCCTGGCCGACCCGCCCGAGTCGTGGGCCGTGATCAGCGTCTGGAACTGTAACGACCTCTTCAAGCTCGAGGTCCGAGGCGCGTCGCGCGTGAAGCGGACTTTCGCGAAGACGACTCGGATCGTGGACCGGGCGCTCCCTTGGCTGCAGCTGCCTTCGGTCCCGGAGGTATTCCGCCCTTTCGGGTTTCATTTTCTCTACGGTCTTGGCGGGGCAGGCCCACGCGCGCCGAAGTTTTTAAAGGCGCTTTGCGGTCACGCGCACAACTTGGCCAAGGAGAGCGGGTGTGGGGTGGTTGCTACGGAGGTTTCGAACCACGAACCGCTTAAGGCGGGAATTCCACACTGGAAGAGTCTATCGTGCGCCGAGGACCTATGGTGCATCAAGCGGCTTGGAGAAGACTATAGTGATGGCTCTGTCGGTGACTGGACGAAATCGCCACCTGGCATGTCCATTTTTGTTGACCCCAGAGAGATCTAG
- the LOC133721747 gene encoding BTB/POZ domain-containing protein NPY4-like translates to MKFMKLGSKPDFFQTEGDNIRYVATELGTDVAINVGDVKFYLHKFPLLSKSARLQKLVATTNDDNSDEIHIHDIPGGPAAFEICAKFCYGMTVTLNAYNVVATRCAAEYLEMYETVEKGNLVYKVEVFLSSSIFRSWKDSIIVLQTTRSLLPWAEELKVVSHCLDSIASKATIDTSKVEWSYSYNHKKLPSENGNDPLWNGVGKQQMVPKDWWVEDLCGLQLDLYKRVITIIKTKGKISADVIGEALNAYTVRRLSGISKGMIQGGDVVKNRSLVETVIHLLPTGSVPCSFLLKLLKAAILLECGEMEKSELMRRISQQLEEATVSDLLIRAPAEEEMIYDVDIVHRLIEEFVTRDQSAQTDPSMETEFQEIKTPRFLSDTSKVKVAKLVDGYLAETGRDPKLPVSEFVSLAEIVSSFPRSSHDGVYRAIDMFLKEHPGISKSEKKRICKLMDCRKLSAAACTHAVQNERLPLRVVVQVLFFEQARASVGGNSTPDLHGSMRALLPGGSHGSSRSTTTNTEEDWDAVPTAEEIKALKGEISTLRLDDGNEGVGNDKNDHHGAKNHSEKVAASKMKGLLMSKKIFSKLWSNKERNGESSSDTSESPSSINAEETKSHSRSRRRSLS, encoded by the exons ATGAAGTTCATGAAACTTGGATCCAAGCCTGATTTCTTTCAGACAGAGGGGGATAATATTAG GTATGTGGCAACTGAGCTGGGGACTGATGTTGCTATTAATGTTGGAGATGTCAAGTTTTATTTGCACAAG TTCCCACTTTTGTCCAAGAGCGCACGCCTGCAGAAACTGGTGGCAACAACAAATGATGACAACAGTGACGAAATCCACATCCATGATATTCCGGGTGGACCTGCTGCTTTTGAAATATGTGCCAAGTTCTGTTATGGTATGACAGTGACTCTCAATGCATACAATGTGGTTGCAACTCGATGCGCAGCAGAGTACCTTGAGATGTATGAGACTGTTGAGAAAGGAAACCTTGTCTACAAGGTTGAAGTTTTCCTAAGCTCTAGCATCTTCCGAAGCTGGAAAGACTCGAtaattgttcttcagacaacaAGGTCTCTTCTTCCCTGGGCTGAGGAACTTAAGGTGGTTAGCCATTGCCTAGACTCCATAGCATCCAAGGCTACCATTGATACTTCCAAGGTGGAATGGTCATATTCGTATAACCATAAAAAGCTGCCATCTGAGAATGGGAATGATCCACTCTGGAATGGTGTAGGAAAACAGCAGATGGTTCCAAAAGACTGGTGGGTAGAAGACCTCTGTGGGCTTCAACTTGATTTATACAAGCGGGTGATAACAATAATCAAGACCAAAGGGAAAATCTCTGCTGATGTAATTGGGGAAGCCTTAAATGCATACACTGTAAGAAGGTTATCAGGTATTAGTAAGGGTATGATTCAGGGAGGTGATGTCGTAAAGAATAGATCATTGGTGGAGACTGTCATCCACCTGCTTCCTACAGGGAGTGTCCCCTGCAGTTTCTTACTTAAGTTGTTAAAAGCAGCCATCTTGTTAGAATGTGGAGAAATGgaaaaaagtgaattgatgAGGAGAATTAGCCAGCAGCTTGAGGAGGCCACAGTTTCTGATCTTTTAATTCGAGCCCCAGCTGAGGAAGAAATGATATATGATGTTGATATAGTGCACAGGCTAATTGAAGAGTTCGTGACACGTGATCAAAGTGCTCAGACAGATCCTTCAATGGAAACTGAATTCCAGGAGATCAAAACCCCCAGGTTCCTATCAGATACTTCAAAGGTGAAGGTGGCAAAGCTGGTTGATGGCTACCTTGCCGAAACTGGACGTGATCCCAAGTTACCGGTGTCAGAGTTTGTCAGTCTTGCTGAAATTGTATCAAGCTTCCCGCGATCATCTCATGATGGAGTTTACCGTGCCATTGACATGTTTCTAAAG GAACACCCGGGAATCAGCAAGAGTGAAAAGAAGAGAATATGCAAATTAATGGACTGTAGGAAGTTATCAGCAGCAGCCTGCACACATGCCGTGCAAAATGAGCGGCTGCCCCTGAGAGTCGTTGTGCAGGTCCTTTTCTTCGAACAGGCTAGGGCTTCAGTTGGTGGAAACAGTACACCTGATCTACATGGATCCATGAGAGCCTTACTCCCCGGTGGGTCTCATGGAAGCTCAAGATCCACTACAACCAACACAGAAGAGGACTGGGATGCTGTGCCAACAGCCGAGGAGATCAAGGCTTTAAAAGGGGAGATATCTACACTACGGTTAGATGATGGTAATGAGGGAGTTGGCAATGATAAGAATGATCATCATGGTGCTAAAAACCATTCTGAAAAAGTTGCTGCCAGCAAAATGAAAGGGCTACTGATGTCAAAGAAGATATTCTCTAAGCTCTGGTCAAACAAGGAAAGGAATGGTGAAAGCAGCTCGGATACATCGGAGAGTCCTAGTTCTATCAATGCTGAAGAAACAAAATCCCATTCCAGGAGTAGGAGGCGCTCATTATCCTAG